Genomic window (Leptolyngbyaceae cyanobacterium):
GTTTTGATTTTACAAGGAATTGATTTTAAAACTGAAGATCAATTACTCAGATATCAATTTGGCGATCGGAAAAATTCGCAAGTTAATAACTGGGTTTGTTTGAGAGAACCAAATCAAAATCCCTATGCTAAACCTGAAGAACAAATATATAAAATTAGCCCTACTAACACCGGGAAATGTATTCCTTATAACTTAACTCAATGGCAGGCTTTTCGACCATCGCCAGTCAATGCTTCACCTCAAATACCCGAACTACCGCTCGAAGAATTACTATTTCTAGACCGCGACCTAGAAGTAGCAGTTGTTAAACTCGATCCTCAAAAATTCGATGCGATAAAAGTTTCGCCACCCTGCCTAGAAAGAGAACCGATTAAGCTAGGTGAAAAATTAACCATTCAAAGTCATGCCTACGGTCGTTATCCGGCAGTAACCGTTTCCGCCACCGTAAAAGATGAAAAACCCGAACTACGTCTCGATCCCGATCCGCGCGTTCCTGCCAACAA
Coding sequences:
- a CDS encoding serine protease yields the protein MKRRIWILLISAVCSFCFVIATRAQQPPLNVDPVGIVLIRPDSNGRFSPIGSGVYLGEGIALTNWHIATNAAVLILQGIDFKTEDQLLRYQFGDRKNSQVNNWVCLREPNQNPYAKPEEQIYKISPTNTGKCIPYNLTQWQAFRPSPVNASPQIPELPLEELLFLDRDLEVAVVKLDPQKFDAIKVSPPCLEREPIKLGEKLTIQSHAYGRYPAVTVSATVKDEKPELRLDPDPRVPANNRYAAMTVIATLPPGKGNLVGPGSSGGPVFNQDGKLVGLVWTGVDLPNGTKEVWITPTSVWLPQLQKARIPDPDLEKVIDTACPAKI